The Terriglobales bacterium genome contains the following window.
GCCTTCGTCGAAACCTGCCGCATGATGGAAGACATGGCGCCGGCCGTCCTCTGGTTCGACGAAATCGAGATGGGTGTCACGTCGGCGGACTCGGGTGGGGAGCAGGGCAGGATTTTCGCGTTCTTCCTGACCTGGATGCAGGAGAAAGCGCGCGGGCTTTTCGTCGCCGCCACTGCAAACCGAATCGATCTTCTTCCCGCCGAGATGATTCGCAAGGGGCGTTTCGACGAGGTATTCTTCGTGGACTTACCGCTCGCCGAGGAACAGATCGAGATCTTTAACATTCACCTCGGCCGCCGAGGGGTGGATGCGGCTGGATTCGACCTGCGGGAGTTGATGCAATTTACCAACGGCTGGACCGGCGCGGAGATCGAGCAGTGCGTGATCTCGGCGGTGACGAAGGCACGGCTGGCGGACCGCGAGATCACCGAAGAGGATCTCATCAGCGTTGCTGCGAAGCTTGTTCCGTTATCGCGGACCATGAAGGAGCAGATCAGTCACATTCGAGCTTGGGCGTTCGAACGTGCCGTCCGCGCGTCGCCGCATCCGGCAGGCCGCTGACACCAACGCGCGGCGGCGCGCACCGGGTGACCACGTGAACTCGTGAATTGTATGGGCAGAGCTTTGCGAACCGACGACGAACTTAGCAGGCTGCTGAAATTCGAGCCAAACAAGTGACCTGAAGAATGTTGTGAGCGTCTTTGCTATATGCGCGGTGATGACCTCCAGCAGCACGAACTATTCAGCTACGGATCGCTTGAAGAGCGAGTGCCGGCCAATCATCCATTGCGTCCGATTCGCACCATGGTCGACGAAGCACTGAAGGCACTCGACGGTCGCTTCGACGAGATCTATGGCGAGGACGGGCGCAAGTCGATTCCGCCGGAACGCCTGTTACGCGCACTGCTGCTGCAGATGCTCTACACCATCCGCAGCGAGCGGATGCTTATGGAGCAACTCGAATATAACCTGCTGTTCCGCTGGTTTGTGGGGCTGTCGGTGAACGAGCCAGTCTGGCATCCGACGGTATTCACCAAGAACCGGGACCGGCTGCTGGAAGGTGCGGTGGCCGAGGAGTTCTTCTCCCTGATCGTCAATCAGGCGCGGCAGAAGCGACTGTTGAGCGACGAGCACTTCACTGTAGACGGCACGCTGGTGGAAGCCTGGGCCGGGCAGAAGAGCTTTCAGGCAAAGAAGGAAAACCCAACGACGAAATGGCCGCCATCGCAGGATGGCGGGAGCAATCCCACCGTCAACTTCCGCAAAGAGAAGCGTACCAATCAGACGCACCAGTCACTGACCGATCCTTCCGCGCGGCTGTTTAAGAAGAGCCGGGGAGCGGAAGCCAAGCTCGGCTATTTGGGGCATGT
Protein-coding sequences here:
- a CDS encoding AAA family ATPase, with the protein product AFVETCRMMEDMAPAVLWFDEIEMGVTSADSGGEQGRIFAFFLTWMQEKARGLFVAATANRIDLLPAEMIRKGRFDEVFFVDLPLAEEQIEIFNIHLGRRGVDAAGFDLRELMQFTNGWTGAEIEQCVISAVTKARLADREITEEDLISVAAKLVPLSRTMKEQISHIRAWAFERAVRASPHPAGR
- a CDS encoding IS5 family transposase, with product MRGDDLQQHELFSYGSLEERVPANHPLRPIRTMVDEALKALDGRFDEIYGEDGRKSIPPERLLRALLLQMLYTIRSERMLMEQLEYNLLFRWFVGLSVNEPVWHPTVFTKNRDRLLEGAVAEEFFSLIVNQARQKRLLSDEHFTVDGTLVEAWAGQKSFQAKKENPTTKWPPSQDGGSNPTVNFRKEKRTNQTHQSLTDPSARLFKKSRGAEAKLGYLGHVVTENRNGLVVDTRLTLASGTAERDAAAAMMEHKPAGKRVTLGGDRGYDTTAFVEKLRALQVTPHVAQNTTNRRSAIDARTTRREGYAVSQRKRKRVEEVFGWLKTVALQRKTRFRGPDRVGWMFTLAAAAYNLVRMRNLMAQPA